The Synechococcus sp. RS9909 genomic interval TGACCAGACCTTCGTGAGCCTGGCGGTGGCCCCCCCCCATCTGCATGGGGCAGAGCAGACCTCAGCGCGACGCCACTACGAACAACGCCTGCAGGATGCGGGTGCGGATCGGGTGCTGGCCAGCACCACCGCCGCCCTCGACTGGTGTCATGCTCTGGGGCCGGCATCAGCGCCATGAACGGAATGCCTTGGAGCGTGTTGGGCAGGGAGTGGTCCCTGCTGATCAGCGCCGTCCTGCTGGTGACTCTGGAGGTCAGCCATGTTCTGGACTGGTTGGTTCAGCAGAACTCCGCGCTGGTGCTGGGCGGGCTGCTGCTGCTCAGCCTGAGCGTGCTGTTGCTCGCCCGCCGAATCGCCCACCATGCCGATCACCTGGCGGAACACCTCGGCGAGCCCCTGGGAACCCTGATGCTGCTCACCGTGGGGGTGGTGTGGGTCGCCCTGCAGGTTGTGTGATCGCCAGATTGTGTGATCGCCGCTCAGCGCTCCATCGCCGCCAGGCTCTTGGCGGCGGCGGCCGTGAGCACCTCATGGCCGCAGGCCACCTCAGCGCGATCCCTCACGGCCACATCATCCTCGATGCGGATACCGATGCCCTTCCAGCGCTCCTCAATCGCCGGCTGCCCCTCAGGCACGGGCAAGCGATCGCTCACATAGAGCCCCGGTTCCACCGTGAGCACCATGCCCGGCTCCAGTTCCACCGGATGCTCACCGAGGCGATAGGCCCCCACATCGTGCACATCCAACCCGAGCCAATGGCCGGTGCGGTGCATGTAGAGGTGGCGATAGGCGCCCTGCTCAATCACGCCGTCGACCTCGCCGCGCAGCAGGCCGAGCTCCAGC includes:
- a CDS encoding LPXTG cell wall anchor domain-containing protein; the encoded protein is MNGMPWSVLGREWSLLISAVLLVTLEVSHVLDWLVQQNSALVLGGLLLLSLSVLLLARRIAHHADHLAEHLGEPLGTLMLLTVGVVWVALQVV